The Thamnophis elegans isolate rThaEle1 chromosome Z, rThaEle1.pri, whole genome shotgun sequence genome contains a region encoding:
- the DKKL1 gene encoding dickkopf-like protein 1, translating into MLLLVVLCWLWGLTSLKQGGTASATFLPSSMDTLFQKISHLFERSREVLGKDQFDTPVDIDKLPPNYHHEENKQRRVGNSTFSRHYEINKMTDNHTGDMMFSEKSVTSIEQKEIDPKEEDNKSMSNEEENSAEPERTTAGLKIFKLGFPQLRPKLTFLIFRLPQHLKNQQMPEAKLVKEEPISDKRHRLLAIRNGLLAAPHPIKKILPVTPNHKVTPRKRHFFFFWKKI; encoded by the exons ATGCTGCTACTGGTAGTTTTGTGCTGGCTGTGGGGACTGACATCTCTGAAGCAGGGGGGTACAGCTTCTGCTACCTTCCTGCCCTCCAGCATGGACACACTGTTCCAGAAGATTAGCCACCTCTTCGAGCGAAGTCGG GAAGTGCTGGGGAAAGATCAATTTGATACTCCAGTTGACATTGATAAGCTGCCCCCTAACTACCATCATGAGGAGAATAAGCAGCGGAGAGTGGGAAATTCCACTTTTTCCAGACACTATGAAATCAATAAA ATGACTGATAATCATACAGGAGATATGATGTTTTCGGAGAAATCTGTGACCTCTATTGAGCAAAAAGAGATTGATCCAAAGGAGGAG GACAATAAATCAATGTCTAATGAAGAAGAAAACAGTGCTGAGCCAGAGAGAACAACTGCTGGGCTTAAGATTTTCAAGCTAGGTTTCCCTCAGCTTCGGCCAAAGCTAACTTTTCTTATTTTTCGCTTGCCCCAGCATCTTAAGAATCAGCAGATGCCTGAAGCCAAATTGGTAAAAGAAGAGCCAATCAGTGATAAGAGGCACAGATTGCTGGCCATTCGGAATGGGCTTTTAGCAGCCCCCCATCCAATTAAGAAGATTCTTCCTGTGACCCCAAATCACAAGGTCACTCCACGAAAgcgtcatttctttttcttctggaaGAAGATATAA